In Nicotiana tabacum cultivar K326 chromosome 17, ASM71507v2, whole genome shotgun sequence, one DNA window encodes the following:
- the LOC107772700 gene encoding uncharacterized protein LOC107772700 isoform X2, with protein MEEEDANRRHKKVRGHLPIRGMESVIATVSGYHGTERFNLIKLIDKSGASYVGSMNQSTTHLVCWRFEGKKYELAKTFKMSIINHRWVEDCIKEGRRLPEAPYASQCGQEVDPIMLDITLFSESKPLNHSKEPAILIESEEDFNSWTDSTLLKENLSPELVKHKDRPRRKSNDSILNKDHPSSIIYCSGEHSLQGSRRTEIEELNFPPSAFLKPKKRSSEFAETSRRSRRLVKKNISGDLVEIISGSEKQSLQLQALREHETLAQSYNLDVEMPEISMINRHGSGFSCHQSETEPSRIGAVGTGETEVNRLLDNGNQCLDAEGISSNLRGNGQEPCLAVDEVQNETDKTCKVSTSTALSCVICWTDFSSSRGVLPCGHRFCFSCIQTWANHMASSRKASTCPLCKASFVAITKVDDAIPADQKIYSQTIPDNNPEMNIYILPEVETSRFRSNVQTNHT; from the exons ATGGAAGAGGAGGATGCGAATCGGCGGCATAAAAAAG TGCGCGGGCATTTACCTATCCGAGGCATGGAATCAGTGATAGCTACAGTCAGTGGTTACCACGGTACCGAGCGATTTAATCTTATCAAATTGATAGACAAGAGTGGTGCAAGTTATGTCGGTTCAATGAACCAGTCGACCACTCATTTG GTGTGCTGGAGATTTGAGGGAAAGAAATATGAGCTTGCCAAGACGTTCAAAATGTCAATAATCAACCATAGATGGGTTGAAGATTGTATTAAGGAAGGAAGGCGTCTTCCGGAGGCTCCCTACGCATCTCAGTG TGGGCAAGAAGTGGATCCGATAATGTTGGATATTACACTTTTTAGCGAAAGTAAACCATTGAATCACTCCAAAGAACCAGCTATTCTTATTGAATCTGAAGAGGATTTCAACTCTTGGACGGATTCAACTTTATTAAAAGAG AATTTGTCTCCTGAGCTGGTTAAACATAAGGATAGACCAAGGAGGAAATCAAATGACAGTATTCTGAACAAGGATCACCCGTCCAGCATCATATATTGTTCCGGTGAGCACTCTTTACAAGGCTCACGTAGGACAGAG ATTGAAGAACTGAATTTTCCCCCTTCAGCATTCCTTAAACCCAAGAAGAGAAGTTCTGAATTTGCTGAAACTTCTCGCAGAAGTCGTAGATTGGTGAAGAAGAACATTAGTGGGGATCTTGTGGAGATTATTTCAGGTTCAGAGAAACAGAGTCTCCAATTACAAGCTCTTCGGGAACATGAAACTTTAGCTCAAAGTTACAACTTGGATGTTGAAATGCCTGAAATCTCTATGATTAACAGGCATGGATCTGGTTTTAGCTGCCATCAGTCAGAGACGGAGCCAAGTAGAATAGGTGCAGTTGGCACTGGGGAAACTGAAGTTAACAGACTCCTTGATAATGGTAATCAGTGTTTGGATGCAGAAGGTATCTCATCTAATCTTCGTGGAAATGGACAAGAGCCATGCCTAGCTGTTGATGAGGTCCAAAATGAGACTGATAAAACTTGCAAAGTGTCTACATCAACCGCGTTATCCTGTGTCATATGTTGGACAGATTTTAGTTCATCCAGGGGGGTGCTTCCCTGTGGTCATCGTTTTTGTTTCTCATGCATCCAGACGTGGGCCAATCATATG GCATCAAGCAGGAAAGCCTCAACATGCCCTTTGTGCAAGGCTAGTTTTGTTGCCATTACAAAGGTTGATGATGCAATTCCTGCTGATCAAAAGATATACTCCCAAACTATTCCGGACAACAATCCGGAAATGAACATATATATACTTCCCGAAGTTGAAACATCAAGGTTCCGTTCTAAC GTGCAGACAAATCATACTTGA
- the LOC107772699 gene encoding protein FLX-like 2, which translates to MGSKGRGPPPNLRRPPPGPGLVHPDPYGPPLRNPDPYGPPIRNPPPGDFPPFDRLPPPEIMEQKIAGQHLEMQKLTTENQRFAATHGTLRRELAAAQHDLQMLYVQIEAVKSNKEQETRGLKDKIARIEAELQAAEPIKTELPQAQGEARALFAARQELVAKVQLLTQDLQRAHTDVQQIPPLLAELETLKKEYQQCRSTYEYERKLYSDHLESLQVMEKNYMTMSREVEKLRAELNTSNSERRTGGPYGGATGYNENEAANNYAIGQNIYGDGYGIHQGRGPLPTATNVGGVAAVTSPHVGAQSVPPSNRPPYDASNMPGYDAQRGMAPSGPGYDAQRGSALAAYEAQRGHGYDTMKGPGYDAQRAAGYEAYGGPGYDGYGAPVYNAQRGSGYDVQRGANYDPAKASNYDASNKGGVATQGQVAPTSNNPHGSSTPPGHAGPGYDAAAQGGNPARR; encoded by the exons ATGGGAAGCAAAGGTCGAGGGCCACCTCCCAACCTTCGGCGGCCACCTCCTGGCCCTGGCTTGGTGCATCCTGATCCTTATGGTCCTCCTCTACGCAACCCTGATCCTTATGGTCCTCCTATACGAAACCCACCACCAGGTGATTTCCCTCCTTTTGACAGGCTACCTCCTCCAGAAATTATGGAACAGAAGATTGCTGGCCAGCATCTTGAGATGCAAAAACTTACCACAGAAAACCAGAGGTTTGCTGCCACCCATGGAACTTTGAGGCGAGAACTGGCTGCTGCACAACATGACCTGCAAATGTTGTATGTTCAGATAGAAGCAGTCAAGTCTAACAAGGAACAAGAGACTAGAGGCCTTAAGGATAAAATTGCCAGGATAGAGGCTGAACTTCAAGCTGCTGAACCTATCAAAACGGAATTGCCGCAAGCACAAGGTGAAGCTCGCGCTTTGTTTGCAGCAAGGCAGGAACTTGTTGCTAAAGTGCAACTGCTGACTCAGGATCTTCAAAGGGCTCACACTGATGTGCAACAGATTCCTCCTTTGTTGGCTGAGCTGGAGACCCTAAAAAAGGAGTATCAACAGTGCCG GAGTACCTACGAGTATGAGAGGAAATTGTACAGTGATCATCTTGAATCTCTTCAAGTGATGGAGAAGAACTACATGACTATGTCCAGAGAAGTGGAAAAGCTTAGGGCAGAGTTAAACACTTCTAACTCTGAGAGACGAACGG GTGGGCCATATGGTGGTGCCACTGGATATAATGAGAATGAAGCTGCTAACAATTATGCTATTGGACAAAACATCTATGGAGATGGCTATGGAATTCATCAG GGCAGAGGCCCCCTTCCAACAGCGACCAATGTTGGAGGAGTTGCTGCGGTTACATCTCCGCATGTTGGAGCTCAGTCTGTACCTCCGTCGAACAGGCCTCCTTATGATGCATCAAATATGCCCGGATATGATGCACAACGGGGAATGGCACCAAGTGGTCCCGGCTATGATGCACAGAGAGGATCCGCCTTAGCAGCTTATGAAGCTCAGAGGGGGCATGGATATGATACAATGAAGGGACCTGGATATGATGCTCAGAGGGCAGCAGGTTATGAAGCTTATGGAGGACCTGGCTATGATGGATACGGGGCACCTGTTTATAATGCGCAGAGAGGATCGGGCTATGATGTGCAAAGGGGAGCCAATTATGATCCCGCCAAGGCCTCTAACTATGATGCATCGAATAAAGGAGGTGTTGCAACTCAAGGACAGGTAGCACCTACAAGTAATAACCCTCACGGTTCATCTACTCCACCTGGTCATGCTGGTCCTGGATATGATGCAGCAGCACAAGGTGGAAATCCAGCACGTAGATGA